tttacaacatttttatgtctctctatcTAAGGCCTTATctggttagttattactattagtccttaattattgttatttttttacttttttttaaaatattaaaatggtggggatgctaaaagacatgagaaagagagaaatatgtgatgtaagcttaggcaattaatgagagactaatgagataacagtaaaataagttaatgtaaacttttggataatagtaaaaaaaaacttaatgaaagaggtaaaaaaaaatgctaaattcaAAATTAGAGTGTTACTTGGCAAGAACTCACGCACTTAAACATGAGATCTCtacttatgtatatatatattcatgattattcctttataatttctaatcactaatcaacatgagtctcaaaaaactttgtgataggATTTTATCtttcctacaaaataagaatagattttttttatctttatttttaaaaaaaaaatgatattgctattgtgctcatccttataagaatttaagcatagattgaattttcattatttttgacaatttttctttgatttctttataatttatatattgtgttagttttaatgaattttttctcaaacttTCAGAGAatggactttagataagatgCTCAACTTTTATATGCCAAGTATTGATTATAAGTCTTATACATGgaacaaatagagataagaaattaagaatatggtccattttggttggCCTTCGCAtgatttgtctagacatcatttttccttgattattacttgtatacaaaattccagaaatattaaattggaataggtcccttactaacctaaccaatAACCTATTCCAATTGGAATTGgatgaaatttcttctcattcatactaaacgttgtgtacactccaaattttttctgcatCTCATAATGATATGTTGTTGACAGGTATCATCTaagtccaacatgattgagagttaTAATTGAGACTATGGCCCAAAAACTTTACTATTCAATATTTtgcgagaaaaattaaacactcatttgatgtaacaGGAGACTATGGAATTTGACATTGTATACGCTGGGGTTTattcttgatgttgtgaaattgttgtaggtactaaaaactttaatttgattagttggcaattcatgttctttaatcgtgaaaagtctacaatagaaaacttttgtgttcctacaacaaatgttttggagagaaaattgttagccccctcatcccattgggacccttctatttatacaaaggaaaaattgtcaaatattcctaagtgtgacttagttacatggaatttttgtgcaaatatgtctagatttcttttaaaaatttagttataattttaaacactaatttggcaatttttatatgatttcatatgtttataaataatcTAAATGTTATTTCAATTTGTGCAAATTATACAACATAGAATCGGTAATTTAGCAACATAGGCATAGGAGAAGGCATGTAGTGGTTTAGGAAGAGTAGGCATTTAGTTATAAGGGAAGAGGAGTAggcataaacataagaaaaccttAGGATGGAGGAATAAGGAAAATAAAGAGTCTTTGATGATTAACATCCCTTtatcttatccattagtcttatttattactaattaaaatttgttgagttagtaaataactgatgtggcatctactaagtgtaataaattaaaaatgaagtattttatttataaaaaaatcaataatctTTCCAAATagagtgccacttggcaaaatTTCGTGCTCTCTCACGTGaagtctctgcttttatatatatatatatatatatatatatatatatatatatatatatatttatatatttatatttactcattccttgaactgaataattataatggttatgTGTGTTCAATTTATAACTGTTGTTTCAATGCATATTTATAGCCTTCTCaaggtaaaaataatttttcaccctaaaaaaaaggtaagattaagttttttttaaaatcgtgaaacaaaaaataaatgcaaaagagtaacaggaccgtgaaaatcaaataatttgtgttgtgttcacatatttaatactatgaaataaaagtatgtccaactctctcactgtcttccactcattgatagtaaaacattaaaatatggtgtgggcaagtgtgtatgcacTTGTCTTATAGATAATTTCAAACCATAGTAGAATATAGCTGTACATTGtgtaccaaatattctctctacttatatacccaaaacaaaaactatccaaccaaattacccaaacctaaatcatatttaatctcctaatttaaaaagaaaaaaaaatacccgtaCAGGTTTAAGGTCTTGATGGTTGTGGGAGGCCAATATGACGGAGGTGACGTCCCCTcagatttctctttctctctcttttaaatgttttgtcagtctcaggtcttttatagtgaaacaatgtgttttaattttatagtgaaacaatgcgttttatttaacaatccacaacatttttttgtctctctatctctctccaaggccttatctggtaagttattactattagtcattaactattatttttttactttttaaaaaaaatattaaaacggtggggatgctaaaagacatgagaaagagagaaatgtatgatgtaagcttaggcaattaataAGGGACTAATGAAATAAcggtaaaataagttaatgtaaacttttgggtaatagtaaaaaacaattaatgaaagaggtaaaaacaaaatgctaaatgcaaaattagagagTTACTTGGCAAGACCTCACGCACCCCCACATGAgatctctacttttatatatatatatatatatatatatatatatatatatatatatatatatatatatatatatattcatgattattcctttataatttctaatcactAATCAACGTGAATCTTaaaaaactttgtgataggactttatcatacgtacaaaataagtatagattttttttttaatctttattaaaaaaaaaaaaggatattgcAATTGTGTTCATCCTTACAAGAATTTAAGCGTAgattaaattttcataattttttacaatttttctttaattcctttataatttatatatcgtgttagtttaaatgaattttttctcaagctttcagagGCTGAACTTTAGATAtgatgttcaacttttatacgCCAAGCATTGATtataagtcttgtacatggaacaaatagagataagaaattaagaatatggtccattttggtcggccttagcttgatttgtctagacatcaattttctctcttgccaaaagtccgacttattttaggtggaagtttccttgattattacttgtatacaaaattccagaaacattaaattggaataggtcccttactaacctaaccaaCTGGAATTGGATGAAATTTCTTTCCATTCACACTAAACATTGTgtacactccaaattttttctgcatCTCATAATGATACGTTGTTGATAGGTatcatccaagtccaacatgattgagagttgtaattgagactaaagcccagaagctttactattcaatactttgcgagaaaaattaaacactcatttgatgtaacaagagactatgaaatttgacattgtatACATTGGgatttgttcttgatgttgtgaaattgttgtaggtactaaaaactctagtttgattagttggcaaTTCATGTTCTTTAACCGTGAAAAGTTTACAATGGAAAATTTCTGTATTCCTACAAcaaatgttttggagagaaaattgttagccccctcatcccattgggacccttctatttatacaaaggaaaaattgtccaatattcctaagtgtgacttagttacatggaatttttgtgcaaatgtgcttaaatttcttttaaaagtttagttataattttaaactctaatttggtgatttttatatgatttcatgtgtttttaaataatctaaatgTTTTTTTAGTTTGTGCAAATTATAGAATATAGAATCGGTAATTTGGCAACATAGGCGTAGGAGAAAGCATGTAGTGGTTTAGGAAGAGTAGGCATTTAGTTATAAGGTAAGAGGagtaaacataaacataagaaaaccttaggatggaggaattaggaaaacaaagagtttttgatgattaacacccctctatcttatccattagtcttatttattactaattaaaatctgttgagttattaaataactgatgtggcatctaataagtataataaattaaaaataatgtattttatttcaaaaaaaaaatcaattatcttttcaaagagagtgccacttggcaaaacttTGTGCTctctcacatgaggtctctgcttttatatatatattgatgattgaTATTGATTGATGGGTTTGGTACCTTTGTTGAGGAGATATTACATTTGTGGAGGAGATAATACATTGGAGGAATATGAAATATCTAACAATCAGTCCAATAGAAGGGAAGATTAAAAGCCCTTCTTTTGCATTCCTTGCCTATATAAGAGCAAAAACTCCGTGGTTAATTTAGACTTAAAGTATGGCATCCTCTTTGTATCGTTTAAAATTTGTGTACTGGCTTTCTTTCCTCTCAACATTTCATCTCATAGCCACTCGCTCGTTTTCCTTTGTACAGCCTCTTTGCCATGGTCACGAAAGGTCTTACTTGCTGCAATTTAAGCAAAGCTTTGTCATCAACAAAACTGCTTCCATTGATCCATCGGCTTATCCCAAGGTTGCATCCTGGACATTAGAAGGAAACAACAGTGACTGCTGCTCATGGGATAGGGTAGAGTGTGATGAGTTCAATGGCCATGTCATTGGTCTTGACCTCCATAGCAGCTATCTCTACGGTTCTATTAACTCTAGCAGCAGCCTTTTCAGTCTTGTTCATCTCCGAAGTCTTAATCTTGCTGACAATCATTTTAACTACTCTCAAATTCCATCCACAGTTTCCAATCTATCCAAACTAACACATCTCAATCTCTCCGGTTCTATGTTTTCTAGTCAAATCCCACTAGAATTTTCACAATTGTCCCAAATGTCATCCCTTGATCTGTCTTTGAACCATTTGGAAATCAAGAAGCCAAGTCTAGGACATCTAGTTGAAAATTTAACCCGCCTAGAAAATCTTGATTTGAGTTGGGTGAGCATAATCTCCATTGTGCCCAATATCTTGGGAAATTTGTCTTCTTTAACTTCCCTTCGTCTCAGTGACTGCCAATTGAACGGGGAATTTCCGATAGGCATCTTTAAGCTTCCAAATTTACGAGTCCTTGATGTGCAATTCAATGAAGGTCTCACAGGTTATCTACCTGACTTTCAATGGAGTAGTCCCCTTGAGGAAATAATCCTCGCAAACACAAATTTATCAGGTAAGCTACCAAGTTCAATAGGAAACCTTGGTTCTTTGACTAAAATTGATATGAAAAGTTGCAACTTCTCTGGGTTCATTCCATCTTCACTTGGTAACCTCACGAATCTAAATTTTCTGGATCTTTCATTTAACACTTTCAAGGGCCACATCCCATCTTCCTTTGGAAACCTCATCCAACTTTCTTTTCTAAGCCTCATGGATAATGAATTGACAAGTCCAATCCCTTTTGAATTTGCAAACCTGACACAACTAACATACCTTTttctatataataattttattagtggTCAGATTCCTTCTGGGCTTATGAACCTCACAAAATTATCTATCTTGGAATTGGCGGTCAACGACCTTACGGGTCAGATTCCAAGCTCAATCTTTAACCTTGAGAATCTTGAATTACTTGATCTTTCCATGAACAACTTTACTGCCAAAGTGGAGTTTGACAAGTTTGTTAAGCTCAAAAAATTGACTTCCTTGCATCTATCTAATTGTGGGGTGTCATTAAGTATTAGTGAAACTAGTGACAATACAACACTTCAAAAGTTCCAAAATTTAGGATTGTTTAGGTGCAACTTGAGCAAGTTTCCAAACTTCCTAGCAAACCAAGATGAACTAACATGGCTAGATCTAGGTGACAACAACATTCATGGTCAAGTACCGGAATGGTTTTGGAACGTGAGTAAAGAAAATTTGGAGCTTATTGACCTTTCTTACAACTTTCTTACAAGCCTTGGTCAACATCCAATTCTTCTTCCTTGGACCCATCTAGCTATTTTAGACCTCGAGTCTAACAAACTCCAAGGGACACTTCCAATTCCATCCTTCTCCACCTTGCAATATCTTGTATCAAACAATTCATTCACCGGAAAAATTCCAGAGTTGATTTGTAACATGAGTTCTCTTCAGGTCCTTGATTTGTCAATTAACAACTTAAGTGGTTCACTTCCTCAATGCTTGCACAACTTTGGTGATTCTCTGCTCATATTGGATTTACGAAGGAATGCATTCGAAGGAAAAATCCCACAAGCTTGGACAAGTGGAAGCAAATTAATGATGATCAACTTCAGCCAAAACAAGTTTCAAGGATTGTTACCGAGATCTTTGGCCCAGTGTATAATGTTGAAGGCCCTTGATTTCAGTAATAACCAATTCAATGACACTTTTCCCACATGGTTAGGAAACCTTCCAAATTTAAAGCTTCTCATTTTGCGGTCCAACGAATTCTATGGCCCAATATGGACTCATAAAGCAAAATATAAGTTTCCCAGCTTGCAAATCTTTGACCTCTCGTACAATAGTTTTACAGGAAGTTTGCCATtaaaattctttcaatattCCAGATCTTCCAGACTTGAGAGTGCAAACAAGTTAACATACATTCAAGTTACTTCATCCATCGATGTGCAAAACAGTGTTATAAATTTCTCATGGAAATTTCAGTATAATTATGCAATGATAATGATAAACAAAGGAGTGGTCACAGATTACAAGAAGGTCCAAGAATTGTTTACAGCCCTTGATTTCTCAAGCAATAGATTTACCGGAGCTATTCCAGAATTCATtggaaatttaaatttgaaaggcCTTCGTTTGCTCAATCTTTCCAATAACATTCTCACTGGTCAAATCCCACAAGGCTTAAAAAACCTTGTAAATCTGGAATCACTAGACCTTTCTCAAAACAAGCTCTTTGGAGAAATCCCACAACAGCTAACACAACTTACTTTCCTGGCATCCTTCAATGTTTCTAATAATC
This genomic stretch from Castanea sativa cultivar Marrone di Chiusa Pesio chromosome 1, ASM4071231v1 harbors:
- the LOC142624020 gene encoding uncharacterized protein LOC142624020, coding for MFSSQIPLEFSQLSQMSSLDLSLNHLEIKKPSLGHLVENLTRLENLDLSWVSIISIVPNILGNLSSLTSLRLSDCQLNGEFPIGIFKLPNLRVLDVQFNEGLTGYLPDFQWSSPLEEIILANTNLSGKLPSSIGNLGSLTKIDMKSCNFSGFIPSSLGNLTNLNFLDLSFNTFKGHIPSSFGNLIQLSFLSLMDNELTSPIPFEFANLTQLTYLFLYNNFISGQIPSGLMNLTKLSILELAVNDLTGQIPSSIFNLENLELLDLSMNNFTAKLICNMSSLQVLDLSINNLSGSLPQCLHNFAWTSGSKLMMINFSQNKFQGLLPRSLAQCIMLKALDFSNNQFNDTFPTWLGNLPNLKLLILRSNEFYGPIWTHKAKYKFPSLQIFDLSYNSFTGSLPLKFFQYSRSSRLESANKLTYIQVTSSIDVQNSVINFSWKFQYNYAMIMINKGVVTDYKKVQELFTALDFSSNRFTGAIPEFIGNLNLKGLRLLNLSNNILTGQIPQGLKNLVNLESLDLSQNKLFGEIPQQLTQLTFLASFNVSNNHLVGPIPQGKQFNTFPSNSFEGNPGLCGISLTKKCKNSEVSLPSPSTPEESQDLGSPFQFGWKIVLIGYGFGLVVGVTIGQVMIARNQDLFMKTFGMRKLLRGLI